GATTTGGCAAGTATTACAGATAACAAGACACAAGAGTTTAAGCAATGCGTATATTTCCTCAAAATTAGTATCTAATAATGATGATATAATGGATTACATTCAGTTTTCAGCCCTTTCAGAGTTTTACATGAGaattaaaaatggcaaaaatgtaCAAGAAAACAGAATATCCCCAAAATTCATTCAAGAACAGACAATCATAAATTACATGTTCAAGAAATTGCAAAAGGAAACATATGGAAAGTAAATGTCAATCCTGTTTAAACCTCTACACTGATGTTTTGCTCAAATTATTAAGATCTTATATTTGCAGGCCAGATATGTGAAGACATGTAGTCCCCGGCCACATCCTACACAAGCCCCTCCCCACTCAGGCCCCACCTCTCTCTTGTGGTTTGCAGAGAGAGTAAAGTGCTGGTAGCTGATCCAGAGGTGTTCAGGAAATGCATACATGAACCACACGGAAACGCtatgaagaagaaaaacagctGCAAACCCAACTAAGAGtaaatatatatcaaaaaaaCTGTACAAAGTTTACAACATGAAAAATCATAACAATCATCTCAGAATATTACAACTAAAGCAGAATATTACAACATATAAGTCCaattaaaacaaagaaatcaTCTCAGGTTAAATTTGGAACGATTAAAACAATTCATTAAATCAAACGTTATGCAATATATAACTATCCTGGAATCTCCCGTCATATTCCAAAAGCAAGATTAGATTACCATAAGTCAATCACTGTAAACCTATTTCTAAATCTCAAATAAGTCTCACATAAATGtgtaaaagcaaaaaaaaaaaagtgtatgtcATTGCATATGAACTAGACAGTCGGAGCAGACTCTTTAGCCAAAGTTAGGTTCCCTTTTCAATGTCAGTTTTGTTATTCTGACACAAGCAAAAAATAATATCTTCACAGGGGATCAAGTATTCAGTACTGAGACACAGTCTTCAAGAAGTTTAGCTGATTCTCCCACCAGCTTGACTTgtgtaaaagtaaaaacaactgTAAACCTGGCAGTTCGTTGATGAAATATACTACTGCATCTCTCTAAAGAGTCCAACACCACTAATACCACTGTATAAAACACCACTTTGGAAAGCTGTTAGTGCAGTTTTTCTTGTGCTGAAcagccattaaaaaaaacaaaaaggtggCTGTGTAGCTGTCACTTCCTCATAATGCTTTCGATTCCCGTTCAAAATGTGTAGGATTGACTGTCATGGCCTGACATGTGACCTCGCAAACATAAAGACCCCCAATGAGAAAGGGCCAATATAGCGCGTCCTTCGCCTTAGTGACGTGCGATTTCTGCGAACTTCACGTTAGCGTGTATATTTCTATAGAGTTAAAGTCAGGGCTGGAGAGAGACACCAGTGTAGTTTAGGACATGTGGAGTACAGATGCAATATACTGGAATCGTGCTTCAAATGGGATCATTGGTCTAAAAGCTATTTGGATAATACAATGATTTGGACTGGACTGTCGGTCTAGTTTTGATCATAACTTCACTCATATGGTCACTGAATGCCTCTAAACAGGATATGTCATGTGGTGTGGTATCAAAAGGCGGCAGGTGTCTGAAAGTAAAAGAATCGACCCAAGTCAAACTGTAGTCTAAATATTTTCTCGCTTCCAGGATCTACTTCCTGAGGATAAATAAGGCACTGAGGCAGCGACGACTTTGTCAGATGAATTATGCAATAGACTTTCTACACCACAGTActatatacacatttacaaGCTTAGTAGCATCTATTTGATTTGTCATTTGCAATTACTAGACACTGACTAAAGTGAGAAACAGAAGACCTTCACCCGAACATACTTTCATGGTTTGTTAGTGGTtagttgttcaaagcattaaatgCAGCTCCTTGTTTAAAACCTAGTTATAATGCACTACACAGTTTCACCTGAGGGAGTGTATGCCTAGGAACAGCCCGCAATCACATTACCCAACATTCTCTGTTCCAGCGAATAGCAGCATAGTAGCAGAAAGAATAAGGTAGCAAAAAGGAAGGAAAGTTGATGAAAGAGCACCATTGCCAAACAAAAGAATCTAAATGAAAGAGGTTAAAATGGTCTATGAGAGTGAAATTAATGTGAAAGTAGAGCGAGCAGGCAAGTAGTGTTCATGAATACGCAGGAACATTTCCCATCAAACCTTTTGTTCATGTGTGCAGGGCCTTTATTTGTTTTAGGTAAGTGTTATTGCGAAAGGAACCTTTGCAAACCCTGAATGAAAATTAGAGAGACTAAAATATCAAGATATTATCTGTCAATTGTCAATATTCCTAAAAGTGACCCTTAGTCACTGCTGTCGTCTTCATCGTCGTCATCCGACATGTTGCCGGAAAACTCCGAGTTGGGTGGAAGGGTGGCGCCCGTGGAGAGCTGCTTGTAACAGAACTCGCACACGCGCACCGGTTTGGATGACTGACTGGGCAGCAGGAACTTCTTCTCTGAACAGGGGCCGCACACGACAAAGCCGCACTTCCGGCAGTGGTGGCGGCGGTTGACGGGGGTGAATTTCATCTTCTGGCAGCGCATGCACACGGTCGCCTCCGAGTCGGGCACCCAGACCGCTGCGTGCTCGCCGGTGGGAGATTTTCCGCTTTTTTCCAGCAGGTCCGAAACACACTTGCTGATGTGGCTCATCCACTCGGACTTCTCCGTTGCTGTTGCAGCATAGACGGCGAAGGATTTGGTGGGCGTTTTAATGAGCCAGCCATTGCGCAGTTCGCCCTCATCCTCCACAGTGTCTATGGTGACGCTCTCCAGAGGGATGATGTGCTGCTTATTGTATTTCTTCTTCAGGATGACGATGTTGCCATACACCAGGATGTCATTGAAGAGGAAGAACTGCCGGGCTTTGGGTTTTTTGCGGCACAGCTTTGTGAGAACACCCTCTCCGATGAGCACTCGACCTGGGATGGCCAGCGGTTGACCTGCTGTGCCAAAGCATGCTTCCACAAACCCGATGCGCTTAGAGTTGGCCTCACTGTTTGCCAGGCGGTCCACCATCTTTCAGATGCCTGGGAAAGtgaaatagaaaaataaagggTTATAATGAGAGCAGGAACAGAAACTGATTATAATGACTCTGACAAATTAACCACACAAAAGAGAGTTAAGGCAAGAACGCTTCTGGTTTATCAAATCTTAACCAATGCTTTGTGGCTATAAATAATTCCCTGAATCTTCTCAATTTTGAGATTAATCAGTGGCTACTTATATAAATTCtaatgcttttgttttaaaCACACAGAGGTCCTAAAGTCTGACACCACTAAATTTCAATATTCATTTACTTTATTAAATGCCTCCAAGAAAGTCATCAGCATATTTTCACATAGTCAAGTTTACTTAGTTGACAAGTcagttaaacttttttttttaaagcaattaatacatttattccataaaaatgcattaaattgatcaaaagtagcagtaaagacatttatattagTTTTTTGCTTTGGTATCGAAATAAATTCTGGTGAAATTTTACTTTTATGACAAGGCtaccaaacaatattttgtggcTAACATTGACTAATAAGGTTATAGGGCTGTAACAACTATTCATGAAAATAATCGACAATGAATTTGATCATCAATCAGCCGCATCTGCACGTTGTGCTCGGAAACCATCCAGTCATGTCGCTTTACACTACAATAGTGAATAACCCATTTCTATGGACAAACGCATATGGAAAATAGTGGAGGACACGGAGTGAGCTGCTGTGGGAAAGGTACATGATCCAAGTTGTCTGAAACATGAGATTGCTTTATATTTATAAGCACTTCAAACAAAAACGCGTTTACTGCATCTTGCCCTGTCGTGCTTTGACAGAGGCGTGTTTTTATGGTTATATTcttatctgtaaatgttagaaagtcacatgagtatttccattttgcacATTCTGCCTACAAGCAAGTCTAGCTGAACTTCAAAGAACGCGTGCCGGTGGCTGCATGCGTGTCAAACAGATGGAGAACAGTAGAACAGGAGCAcaataattctgactaaaatacagattttgctaaaatatttgttataaAATAAGAGTAGAACCAAGATCATACATTATAAATTGCAACCCTTTACAATGCGAGTAAATCACTCGCATATGCGACAGCAGATAAAATTTCATTGCCTACTGAGCTGTATGCACTGTCATACGCGCACTCAATGTGAGAGAACGAGATCGCAACCAACAATGCATAATgaacagcataaaaaaaaaatatccatttgTTACTGCCCAgcttcacagacaaggcttaaaggg
The sequence above is drawn from the Megalobrama amblycephala isolate DHTTF-2021 linkage group LG13, ASM1881202v1, whole genome shotgun sequence genome and encodes:
- the plekhf2 gene encoding pleckstrin homology domain-containing family F member 2, with amino-acid sequence MVDRLANSEANSKRIGFVEACFGTAGQPLAIPGRVLIGEGVLTKLCRKKPKARQFFLFNDILVYGNIVILKKKYNKQHIIPLESVTIDTVEDEGELRNGWLIKTPTKSFAVYAATATEKSEWMSHISKCVSDLLEKSGKSPTGEHAAVWVPDSEATVCMRCQKMKFTPVNRRHHCRKCGFVVCGPCSEKKFLLPSQSSKPVRVCEFCYKQLSTGATLPPNSEFSGNMSDDDDEDDSSD